A single Dreissena polymorpha isolate Duluth1 chromosome 14, UMN_Dpol_1.0, whole genome shotgun sequence DNA region contains:
- the LOC127857173 gene encoding uncharacterized protein LOC127857173, with protein MNVDIYPSPHDFNQVEGLCGNYNGNPVDDFIMRDSGTLWTPSSDNSDRVWPWAVYPDEFSFSWDLTHKREESLLNPVVYENTLPWNRDQTYCICPGIPANNFQSVCSKHEDDSCKNPVLRRGQLITGTLLVFRDKRGADSKVKKHVVENHLKQRLEKMTKAWYNTVLHIRSKRGTTTANMSAEEARPYCDEAFLSCASVQAAKDQIDTDLEKTLEDCAFDMVMTGNSEWVTAHCDAQTQALQMEIQKNETIFEVFPEIVKLVKDNSCPSNCSSNGKCIEGTCHCFDGYGTDLCFIELSKPPTLQELGNNGTCDTGKGDICDCIPIVGDGFVETAICNVIIYETNENNVFTLSQSLSLACVYNDLNEVCAPVQDAKRRRKRSTQTINATMYQISVSNDAVNFCSPSKVVVLDGTCQDFFEDSAGNTVMILKPRYCYIEGRCVVEETPGDDSCMECKPASSTFEWTHVCHGSSKNVKRSMLGIAIGIAAGVLVLVGVIIVCVLVVKKQNTNRTVQARIDAGLYESTPAKLRLDPGKFSSKVAPMHVEGDGFVSELPESSERQRRNRIGPSMSSD; from the exons ATGAATGTTGACATTTATCCGTCACCACATGATTTCAATCAGGTTGAAGGATTGTGTGGAAATTATAACGGCAATCCAGTCGATGATTTTATTATGCGAGACAGCGGTACTTTGTGGACACCAAGTTCGGATAATTCTGACAGAGTCTGGCCTTGGGCTGTGTACCCGGATGAATTTTCTTTCTCATGGGA CCTTACTCACAAAAGGGAGGAGAGCTTGCTTAATCCGGTTGTCTACGAGAATACGTTGCCATGGAATCGGGATCAAACGTATTGCATTTGTCCTGGTATACCAGCTAACAACTTTCAGTCCGTCTGCTCAAAGCACGAGGACGATTCttgtaaaaatccagttttgagaCGAGGACAACTGATAACTGGTACCCTTCTGGTATTCAGAGATAAGAGAGGTGCGGATAGTAAAGTTAAGAAACACGTTGTAGAAAATCATTTGAAGCAGCGTCTCGAAAAAATGACAAAGGCCTGGTATAATACGGTTCTACATATACGCAGCAAG CGAGGGACTACGACTGCGAATATGAGCGCCGAAGAAGCACGTCCGTATTGTGACGAAGCATTCCTAAGTTGTGCGAGTGTGCAGGCTGCAAAGGATCAGATTGATACGGACCTTGAGAAAACCCTAGAAGACTGTGCATTTGACATGGTG ATGACAGGGAATTCAGAGTGGGTTACTGCTCATTGCGATGCACAGACACAGGCACTTCAAATGGAAATTCAGAAAAATGAAACTATATTTGAAGTGTTTCCAGAAATAGTCAAACTGGTGAAGGATAATTCTTGTCCGTCTAATTGTAGCAGTAATGGAAAATGCATTGAAG GTACATGCCACTGCTTTGACGGTTATGGTACGGACCTCTGCTTTATTGAGCTCTCAAAACCACCTACGTTGCAAGAACTCGGAAACAATGGGACCTGTGATACCGGTAAAGGGGATATCTGTGACTGCATTCCGATAGTTGGTGACGGCTTTGTCGAGACCGCCATTTGTAACGTGATTATATATGAG acaaatgAAAATAATGTCTTCACACTATCACAGTCGTTAAGCCTTGCATGCGTATACAACGACCTTAACGAAGTGTGCGCGCCTGTTCAGGATGCCAAACGACGACGAAAGAGGTCGACACAAACAATCAATGCAACCATGTATCAGATTTCAGTTAGTAATGATGCAGTGAACTTTTGCAGCCCTTCTAAAGTTGTTGTTTTGGATGGCACCTGTCAAGACTTTTTTGAGGATTCCGCTGGAAACACGGTCATGATTTTGAAACCTCGGTACTGTTATATCGAAGGAAGATGTGTTGTGGAAGAGACGCCTGGAGATGATTCGTGTATGGAATGCAAGCCTGCGTCATCTACATTTGAATGGACACACG TGTGCCATGGAAGCAGTAAAAACGTGAAACGAAGCATGCTAGGCATCGCCATTGGTATAGCGGCCGGAGTATTGGTGCTCGTTGGAGTAATAATTGTTTGTGTTCTGGTTGTgaagaaacaaaatacaaatagaaCCGTTCAAGCAAg GATTGATGCCGGTCTTTATGAGTCTACTCCTGCCAAGCTGCGTTTAGACCCTGGTAAGTTTTCATCAAAGGTTGCACCCATGCATGTTGAAGGCGATGGATTCGTATCTGAATTGCCAGAATCGTCAGAAAGACAACGGAGGAATCGAATCGGTCCTTCAATGTCAAGCGACTGA
- the LOC127857174 gene encoding carboxypeptidase inhibitor SmCI-like: protein MSLTVSVFLLCVCIASNVMANVKVCSLKPDSGNCFAAFRNWYHVKGVCKEFIYGGCGGNRNNFQTREECERKCVVCNLPSETGPCRMRLERWFYDNGVCKKFVYGGCAGNDNMFETLNACQRACTIERRYP, encoded by the exons ATGTCTTTAACAGTATCCGTGTTTCTTCTTTGCGTCTGCATTGCGTCCAATGTAATGGCAAATGTGAAAG TTTGCAGTCTGAAGCCGGACAGCGGAAACTGTTTTGCCGCATTCCGGAACTGGTACCATGTGAAAGGCGTGTGCAAGGAATTCATCTACGGCGGCTGCGGAGGGAACCGGAACAACTTCCAGACGCGAGAGGAATGCGAGCGGAAGTGCGTAGTCTGCAATCTGCCCTCAGAAACCGGGCCTTGCCGTATGCGTTTAGAACGATGGTTCTACGACAACGGGGTCTGTAAGAAGTTTGTTTACGGCGGGTGTGCTGGCAACGACAACATGTTTGAGACGCTTAATGCTTGCCAGCGTGCATGCACGATCGAACGACGATATCCGTAG